A single genomic interval of Caldisalinibacter kiritimatiensis harbors:
- the bglX gene encoding beta-glucosidase BglX: protein MKKFVLSQEYEKKIETLLNEMTLEEKIGQMTQFGRCKEKEIQLIREGRIGSLLNVSGAEKINEFQRIAVEESRIGIPLLIGDDVIHGYKTIFPIPLAEACSWDPELVQSTAEVAAKEAITEGIRWIFAPMVDICRDPRWGRIAEGSGEDTYLGSRLAEARIIGFQSLDESKYPRTAACPKHFAAYGWAEGGRDYNTTDLSERVLRETILPPFKSAIEAGASTIMSAFNDLNGIPASGNYYLLTQILKKDWQFNGFVVSDWKSVEELIPHGFANDGKDAAEKGLKAGVDMDMHSGVYIENLKNIINENPELLKLINESVRRILRVKYWLGLFDNPYVDESMSKEVFLSNVHISKAREAARKSIVLLKNKDNILPLDKNIKRVTVIGPLADDKVNPLGCWACKGNPKTVVTVLDAIKSSLSLNTKITFVKGCEINKEIPNGVKEAIKASQNSDIIIAVLGESAAMSGENHNRAYLGLPKPQQDLIHAIKANTTTPIVTILMNGRPLVIPWLAENVEAIVEAWHLGIQSGNAICDVLFGNYNPSGKLPVTFPRAEGQIPIYYNHKNTGRPNFKKYIDIEETPLYPFGYGLSYNIYKYSNLKLSKKIIKPNESLKVWVDVTNTGNMPGEEIVQLYIRDLVSNYTRPIKELKGFTKVSFQPGETKTIQFTLTAKELSILDKNYNLAVEPGEFYVWVGPNSQEGLKQNFFIK from the coding sequence ATGAAAAAATTTGTTTTATCGCAAGAATACGAAAAAAAAATAGAAACCTTATTAAATGAAATGACTCTAGAAGAAAAAATTGGACAAATGACCCAGTTTGGCCGCTGCAAAGAAAAGGAAATTCAATTAATACGCGAAGGCCGTATAGGTTCTCTTTTAAACGTAAGTGGTGCAGAAAAAATTAATGAATTTCAAAGAATAGCAGTAGAAGAGAGTCGTATTGGTATTCCACTTCTTATTGGTGATGATGTTATTCATGGATATAAAACTATTTTCCCAATCCCTTTAGCTGAAGCCTGTAGCTGGGACCCCGAATTGGTGCAAAGCACTGCAGAGGTAGCAGCAAAGGAAGCTATTACTGAGGGTATACGATGGATATTTGCTCCTATGGTTGATATATGTAGAGACCCTCGATGGGGTAGAATTGCTGAAGGGTCTGGAGAAGATACATATCTCGGTTCTAGGTTAGCAGAAGCAAGGATTATAGGATTTCAAAGCCTAGATGAAAGTAAATATCCTAGAACAGCTGCTTGTCCAAAGCATTTCGCTGCTTATGGTTGGGCAGAAGGTGGTAGAGACTACAATACCACAGATTTATCAGAAAGAGTTTTAAGAGAAACTATATTACCTCCTTTTAAGTCAGCAATTGAAGCAGGAGCATCTACTATAATGTCTGCATTTAATGATTTAAACGGAATACCCGCTTCAGGAAATTATTATTTATTAACACAAATATTAAAAAAAGATTGGCAATTTAATGGATTTGTAGTAAGTGATTGGAAATCTGTTGAAGAGTTAATCCCTCATGGATTTGCTAATGACGGAAAGGATGCTGCAGAAAAAGGCTTAAAAGCTGGAGTAGACATGGATATGCACTCTGGCGTATACATAGAAAATCTAAAAAATATAATTAACGAAAATCCTGAGCTATTAAAACTTATAAATGAATCAGTTAGAAGAATACTAAGAGTTAAATATTGGCTGGGACTATTCGACAATCCTTATGTAGATGAATCAATGTCAAAAGAAGTATTTCTTTCTAATGTTCATATAAGCAAAGCTAGAGAAGCTGCTAGAAAATCTATTGTATTACTTAAAAATAAGGATAATATTCTTCCTTTAGATAAAAATATTAAAAGAGTAACAGTTATAGGTCCACTAGCTGATGATAAAGTAAATCCATTAGGTTGTTGGGCTTGTAAAGGTAATCCTAAAACTGTAGTAACAGTATTAGATGCAATCAAATCTTCATTATCTTTAAATACTAAAATAACATTTGTAAAAGGCTGTGAAATTAATAAAGAAATTCCTAATGGTGTAAAAGAAGCTATAAAAGCATCACAAAATTCAGATATTATTATTGCCGTATTAGGAGAAAGTGCAGCTATGAGTGGTGAAAACCATAATAGAGCATACTTAGGACTCCCAAAACCACAGCAGGATTTAATTCATGCGATTAAAGCTAACACTACCACTCCTATAGTTACCATTTTAATGAATGGTAGACCTTTAGTCATCCCTTGGTTAGCAGAAAATGTGGAAGCAATTGTTGAAGCTTGGCATTTAGGTATACAATCTGGTAATGCCATCTGTGATGTGTTATTTGGTAATTATAATCCTAGTGGAAAATTACCTGTTACATTTCCAAGAGCCGAAGGACAGATTCCAATATATTACAATCACAAAAACACTGGCCGTCCTAATTTTAAGAAATATATTGATATTGAAGAAACTCCATTATATCCATTCGGATATGGATTAAGTTATAATATTTATAAATATTCTAACCTTAAGCTGAGTAAAAAGATTATTAAACCAAATGAAAGCCTTAAAGTTTGGGTAGATGTAACTAATACTGGAAATATGCCAGGAGAAGAAATAGTTCAATTATATATTAGAGATTTGGTAAGTAATTATACAAGACCGATTAAAGAGTTAAAAGGGTTTACTAAAGTTAGTTTCCAACCTGGTGAAACAAAAACTATACAATTTACTTTAACTGCAAAGGAGCTAAGTATTTTAGATAAAAATTATAATTTAGCAGTAGAACCTGGAGAATTTTATGTATGGGTAGGTCCAAATTCTCAAGAAGGGCTCAAACAAAATTTTTTTATAAAATAG
- a CDS encoding LacI family DNA-binding transcriptional regulator, translating to MATLKDVAKKAKVSLSTASYALNGGERVSKETREKVLKAAVELNYHPNGIARSLKKQKTNTIGLFVHDFSGPFYNEIIQGIQDSCKNFGYDLIVCTNNSSKRFLKEKLVDGAIIIDPYIPDDLLISVADRNFPIITMDRELNNDYIYNILLDNKKGAYDITTHLIKLGINTIGYISGPDNSYDNRRRFQGYKDALIDNNKRFSEKLVLHSDFTEKGGYEIVKEYAQKNSLPEAFFCSNDEMAIGAINALKELGIKIPEDIGIVGFDNINISKYISPQLTTVNIPRFNWGAKCVEILMKLLNKEQMSERLIMIPVELVVRNSCRNTSGRNGLSYD from the coding sequence TTGGCTACATTAAAGGATGTTGCAAAAAAAGCAAAGGTTTCACTTTCTACAGCTTCGTATGCTCTTAATGGTGGTGAAAGAGTAAGTAAAGAAACAAGAGAAAAAGTTCTGAAAGCAGCAGTTGAGCTTAACTATCATCCTAATGGAATAGCTAGAAGCTTAAAAAAGCAAAAAACTAATACTATAGGGTTATTTGTCCATGATTTTAGTGGACCCTTTTACAATGAAATTATTCAAGGTATTCAAGATTCCTGTAAAAATTTTGGATATGATTTAATAGTTTGCACAAATAATTCATCAAAGAGGTTTTTAAAGGAAAAATTAGTCGATGGAGCAATTATAATTGACCCATACATCCCTGATGATTTACTTATTAGTGTAGCCGATAGAAATTTCCCTATAATCACAATGGATAGAGAGTTAAATAATGATTATATATATAATATTTTACTTGATAATAAAAAAGGAGCTTATGATATTACTACTCACCTTATCAAGTTAGGAATAAATACGATTGGCTATATAAGTGGACCAGACAACTCCTATGACAACAGGAGACGTTTTCAGGGGTATAAGGATGCGTTAATTGATAATAATAAAAGATTTAGTGAAAAACTTGTTCTTCACAGCGATTTTACAGAAAAAGGTGGATATGAAATAGTAAAGGAATATGCTCAGAAAAATAGTTTACCAGAAGCTTTTTTCTGTTCCAATGATGAGATGGCTATTGGTGCAATAAATGCTTTAAAGGAATTAGGGATTAAGATACCAGAAGATATAGGCATAGTAGGGTTTGACAATATTAATATATCAAAATATATTTCACCTCAACTTACTACAGTAAATATTCCAAGGTTTAATTGGGGAGCTAAATGTGTTGAGATATTGATGAAACTCTTAAATAAAGAACAGATGAGTGAAAGATTAATAATGATTCCAGTCGAATTAGTGGTTAGAAATTCTTGTAGAAATACAAGCGGGAGGAATGGATTAAGTTATGATTGA
- a CDS encoding methyl-accepting chemotaxis protein: MLNKLRGLKVINLILSIVILSVIATGVIGAIGFTNMGTINNNLEDIYNNNLQSIIYITSIRANYLYIRIAANKALTEYTDDINKSIKEYDTKIRDYFKKYKGIDINDEEKGLVDSLEADYIKYMELWDKGRDNYLSKGYSLPQSHINEMVNISNNLDNKIKELRDYEEEHAAKEKQTSDQIFNNSIKAFLILLGIIIAILGVVAFVIIKIIKKESEEMVDKLNTVAEGNFNIDLKTDYNNEFGKMKKALDRTVKNVSEMIKNIKDTSVNVEDHAESLSAISEEMSSASQEVAATTQEVAKGATNQANDITEVVNLLEDLTNNIDNIYDQLKSVRQHTDDTTSKAKDGKEQLDVLLKSVDDIRNSFDVVLNNVMNLSSSISEIGKITDVIADISEQTNLLALNANIEAARAGEAGRGFAVVAEQVRNLAEESKKSTVEIQSLIESISKESNQVINTAKDVEGFVKSQTEIVTSTTSSFEDIIESVENVAPLIENTYKSINHTVESKDRVLNKVENVSQVVEETSSATQQISASSEEMASSAEEVAASAQSLTGMTKQLIDAVKKFEV; encoded by the coding sequence GTGTTAAATAAGCTTAGAGGATTAAAAGTAATTAATTTGATTTTATCTATTGTAATACTATCGGTTATTGCTACAGGCGTTATTGGAGCTATTGGATTTACCAATATGGGCACTATAAATAACAACTTAGAGGATATATATAACAACAATTTACAATCTATTATTTACATAACATCAATTAGAGCAAATTATTTATACATAAGGATTGCTGCTAATAAAGCATTAACAGAATATACAGATGATATTAACAAGAGTATAAAAGAATATGATACTAAGATAAGAGATTATTTTAAAAAGTATAAGGGGATAGATATTAATGATGAGGAAAAAGGACTAGTGGACAGCTTAGAAGCAGACTATATAAAATATATGGAACTATGGGACAAGGGTAGAGATAACTATTTAAGCAAAGGCTATTCTTTACCACAATCACATATAAATGAAATGGTAAATATATCGAATAACTTGGATAATAAAATAAAAGAATTAAGAGATTATGAAGAAGAACATGCCGCTAAAGAAAAACAGACTAGTGACCAAATATTTAATAACAGTATTAAAGCATTTTTAATCTTATTAGGTATTATAATTGCTATATTGGGTGTAGTTGCCTTCGTTATTATAAAAATTATAAAAAAAGAATCTGAAGAAATGGTAGACAAGTTAAATACGGTAGCTGAAGGGAATTTTAATATAGACTTAAAAACTGACTATAACAATGAATTCGGTAAAATGAAAAAAGCATTAGATAGAACGGTTAAAAACGTATCTGAAATGATTAAAAATATAAAGGATACTTCAGTAAATGTAGAAGACCATGCAGAATCATTATCGGCAATATCAGAGGAAATGTCTTCGGCATCTCAAGAGGTTGCGGCCACAACACAAGAAGTAGCCAAAGGAGCTACAAATCAAGCAAATGATATAACGGAAGTTGTTAATTTATTAGAAGATTTAACAAATAATATTGATAACATATATGACCAATTAAAATCTGTAAGACAACATACCGATGATACAACGAGCAAAGCAAAGGACGGAAAAGAACAATTAGATGTACTATTAAAATCCGTAGATGATATTAGAAATTCTTTCGATGTAGTATTAAATAATGTAATGAATTTATCGTCATCTATATCTGAGATAGGAAAAATTACAGATGTTATAGCTGATATTTCAGAGCAAACCAATTTACTTGCATTAAATGCAAATATAGAAGCAGCTAGAGCAGGAGAAGCAGGAAGAGGATTTGCGGTTGTAGCTGAGCAGGTAAGAAACTTAGCTGAGGAATCTAAAAAATCTACAGTTGAGATACAGAGCTTAATTGAATCAATATCTAAGGAATCTAATCAAGTAATAAATACAGCAAAGGATGTTGAAGGCTTTGTAAAATCACAGACAGAAATAGTAACTAGTACTACATCTTCTTTTGAAGACATAATAGAATCAGTAGAAAATGTAGCACCACTTATTGAAAATACATATAAATCAATTAATCATACAGTTGAATCAAAAGATAGGGTTTTAAATAAGGTTGAAAATGTAAGTCAAGTTGTTGAAGAAACATCATCAGCAACTCAACAAATATCTGCATCATCAGAGGAAATGGCTTCTTCAGCAGAAGAAGTTGCTGCATCGGCACAAAGCTTAACAGGAATGACAAAACAACTTATAGATGCAGTAAAGAAGTTTGAAGTCTAA